A window of Falsibacillus pallidus genomic DNA:
AGACGAAAAGATCGGTGAATCATTGTAGGTTGACATGCTGATGGAGAGCTTGTTCTAATCTCTTTGCCCCCCACATACACATATATCAATAAGCCTGTACTATTGAAATGTGGGGGATGAAGATGAATAACTATTATGATGCAAATCCATCTAATAAAGTGACTGTCCAAGAGCATGATGTCATGATGCGCGGCAGAAAAGTGCTCGACATCACCGGGGTTAAGCAGGTTGAAAGCTTTGATAATGAGGAATTTCTTCTGGAGACTGTCATGGGTTTTCTATCTGTAAGGGGCCAAAATCTGCAGATGAAAAATCTTGATGTGGATAAAGGGATTGTATCCATCAAAGGGAAGGTGTTCGACCTCGTTTATCTTGATGAACAGCATGGGGAGAAAGCTAAAGGGCTCTTTAGCAAGCTGTTCCGATGACGATGAGCCTGACAACCCAATTCTGCACGATGCTTGCCATGATTGCCATGGGAAGCTTTTTTGGTGCAGCCCTGGACACTTACAGCCGTTTTCTGAAAAGGAATAAACGGAAGCGATGGCTAGTTTTTATTAATGACGTATTATTTTGGGTTATGTACGGATTGTTCACATTTTATATTTTATACAAAGTGAACTTTGGAGAAGTCCGATTTTATATTTTCATTGCCATCCTTTGCGGCTTCGCTGCTTACCAGGCATTGTTTAAAAAGGCC
This region includes:
- the yabP gene encoding sporulation protein YabP, with product MNNYYDANPSNKVTVQEHDVMMRGRKVLDITGVKQVESFDNEEFLLETVMGFLSVRGQNLQMKNLDVDKGIVSIKGKVFDLVYLDEQHGEKAKGLFSKLFR